One window of Oryza brachyantha chromosome 12, ObraRS2, whole genome shotgun sequence genomic DNA carries:
- the LOC107305529 gene encoding uncharacterized protein LOC107305529: MVLVACDDDDEQTAENGGAPMLSNYNALAPALADTPHWLSQLKLWRRNADYGIAIDWSSVRSTCKEWITNPMNIALLLWLLCVGVSGAMLVLLLLGLLDGAFPTPASRNHWIEINNQVLNALFTLMSLYQHPVLCHHLFLLCRWRPADASELRAAYCKDGAGPHPRERAHMAVVVALLHLTVACQYVLCGLYWGYTKKTRPELLENGFFALGVVAPVVAVVYTVCSPLGKNNLCDLACPEAGSVTQHLTDTGNAVVEPEWAGGMFDCGGDATAGCLSLSCTFCVFGWNMERLGFGSMFVHTATFVLLCFAPLWVLGVSALHIHDVVIGDMVGGAGALLCVCGLLYGGYWRIQMRERFGLPASRTCCGSPSVTDYARWLFCWPCALAQEVRTASLYHIDGETFYKKLPVVADDVEQEKRHPLLLASHHVQFHAPPEAMIMAASDGSGDHVVIVREEMVPPAVQVVVEQVVEADKSDEFSVFHDEMKGSLLAVTEQEEDRLPSLSEGSWTVDRVKRLINVVT, from the coding sequence ATGGTTCTTGTTGCCTGTGATGACGATGATGAACAAACCGCAGAAAATGGCGGAGCCCCGATGCTCAGCAACTACAACGCCCTGGCACCGGCGCTCGCCGACACCCCGCACTGGCTCAGCCAGCTCAAACTGTGGCGCCGCAATGCCGACTACGGAATCGCCATCGACTGGAGCTCTGTGCGTTCGACGTGCAAGGAGTGGATCACCAACCCAATGAACATCGCGCTGCTTCTGTGGCTTCTCTGCGTCGGCGTCTCCGGCGCCATGctcgtgctcctcctcctcggcctgcTCGACGGGGCATTCCCCACGCCGGCGTCGAGGAACCACTGGATCGAGATCAACAACCAGGTGCTCAACGCGCTCTTCACGCTCATGAGCCTCTACCAGCACCCCGTACTCTGCCACCACCTCTTCCTGCTCTGCCGCTGGCGCCCCGCCGACGCCTCCGAGCTCCGCGCCGCCTACTGCAaggacggcgccggcccgCACCCCCGGGAGCGCGCCCACATGGCCGTCGTGGTCGCGCTGCTTCACCTCACCGTCGCCTGCCAGTACGTGCTCTGCGGCCTGTACTGGGGATACACCAAGAAGACGCGGCCGGAGCTCCTGGAGAACGGGTTTTTTGCGCTCGGCGTCGTcgcgccggtcgtcgccgtcgtgtacACCGTGTGCAGCCCGCTCGGGAAAAACAACCTATGCGACCTCGCGTGCCCCGAGGCCGGCTCGGTGACCCAACACCTCACCGATACAGGGAACGCGGTGGTCGAGCCGGAGTGGGCCGGCGGCATGTTcgactgcggcggcgacgcgacggcagGGTGTCTCTCCCTCTCGTGCACCTTCTGCGTCTTCGGGTGGAACATGGAGCGGCTCGGCTTCGGCAGCATGTTCGTGCACACCGCCACGTTCGTGCTGCTATGCTTCGCGCCGCTGTGGGTGCTCGGCGTGTCGGCGCTCCACATCCACGACGTGGTCATTGGCGACatggtcggcggcgccggggcgcTGCTCTGCGTATGCGGGCTGCTCTACGGTGGCTACTGGAGGATCCAGATGAGGGAGAGGTTTGGGCTTCCGGCCAGCAGGACGTGCTGCGGCTCGCCGTCGGTGACGGACTACGCTCGGTGGCTATTCTGCTGGCCGTGTGCGCTGGCGCAGGAGGTGCGCACGGCGAGCCTCTACCACATCGACGGCGAGACCTTCTACAAGAAGCTCCCTGTTGTTGCTGATGATGTTGAACAGGAGAAGAGGCATCCATTGTTGTTGGCGTCACACCATGTCCAATTCCATGCACCACCAGAGGCAATGATCATGGCGGCATCAGACGGATCAGGTGATCATGTGGTGATTGTTCGTGAGGAGATGGTTCCACCGGCTGTGCAGGTTGTGGTGGAGCAAGTCGTTGAAGCTGATAAATCTGACGAATTCAGTGTCTTTCATGACGAGATGAAGGGTTCGCTTCTTGCGGTGacggagcaggaggaggataGGCTGCCCAGTTTGTCTGAAGGAAGCTGGACAGTGGACAGGGTGAAGAGACTGATAAATGTTGTCACTTAG
- the LOC102699838 gene encoding pentatricopeptide repeat-containing protein At3g09040, mitochondrial-like: MFPPILLRRHLLLHSPRRLHLFITRALSIATNTTVGSHLHAQPIKLPMSMSATHISTMNHLLIFYSRRGLLHPALQLFDEMPHRNLVSWTVIISASERNGAPHLGLRLFVSMIRSGLCPNEFALATTLTACCHSMPHASNKLLFGLSLHGIAVKAGVDGNPFVGSSLLLMYAKHGHIVAAERAFLHIQNRDLTCWNAMLEGYVLNDFAHHAMRTMLLMHHSGLKADRFTYISVIKSCSISGERDFGRQLHGLVIQRMLNSDTSVMNSLVDMYFTAGQKEVAVAVFHKIQQKDTVSWNTMISGFAHDEDEQAAIRYLIDMSRSGCKPNQVTYSVLLRLTGAKENVSLGLQFFALAYRHGYTDNVLVANAAINMLSRCGLLNCAYGFFCGLTFRNIVTWNEMIAGYGLFGCSEDAISLFRSLVCFGPRPDEFTYSAVLSSFQEAQGARDHELIHTLILKQGFTSCQFVSTSLIKAYAAALGSVQSSQKIIEDAGKMDLVSWGVIISAFLKHGLNDEVLFFFNLFRGDSTNKPDEFILATVLNACANAALIRHCSCIHSLVLRTGHAKHFCVASAVVDAYAKCGEITSAEKAFNAVSSTSEDAILYNTMLTAYANHGLIQEALSLYEGMTKAQLNPTPATSVAILSACSHLGLVEQGKLVFSSMLSAHPARANYACLVDLLARKGLLDEAKNVIEAMPFQPWPAVWRSLVNGCRIHGNKQLGVVAAEKILRMAPSSDGAYVSLSNVYADDGEWQLAEETRRKMVQNQVQKVQGYSRIEI; encoded by the coding sequence ATGTTTCCTCcgatcctcctccgccgccacctcctcctccattctccacgccgcctccacctGTTCATCACCCGCGCGCTCTCCATAGCCACCAACACTACGGTGGGATCACATCTCCACGCGCAACCCATCAAACTACCCATGTCCATGTCCGCTACTCACATCTCCACCATGAACCACCTCCTCATCTTCTACTCCCGCCGCGGCCTTCTTCACCCTGCGCTCCAgctgttcgacgaaatgccgcACAGGAACCTCGTTTCCTGGACAGTCATCATCTCCGCCTCCGAGCGCAATGGCGCGCCTCACCTGGGGCTCCGTCTCTTCGTCTCCATGATCAGGAGCGGCCTCTGTCCCAACGAGTTCGCGCTCGCTACCACGCTCACTGCCTGTTGTCACTCCATGCCCCATGCCTCCAATAAGCTCCTTTTTGGCCTTTCTCTCCATGGCATTGCCGTCAAAGCTGGCGTGGATGGGAATCCTTTCGTAGGGAGTTCGTTGCTGCTCATGTATGCAAAGCATGGCCATATTGTTGCTGCGGAGCGTGCATTCTTACATATCCAGAACAGAGATTTGACGTGTTGGAATGCCATGCTGGAGGGCTATGTTCTGAATGATTTTGCGCATCATGCCATGAGGACAATGCTTCTGATGCATCATTCTGGGCTCAAAGCTGATCGGTTCACCTATATCTCTGTCATAAAGTCTTGTTCGATCAGCGGGGAGAGGGATTTTGGGCGACAACTTCATGGTCTTGTCATCCAAAGAATGTTGAACTCAGATACCTCAGTTATGAATTCGCTTGTTGATATGTATTTCACAGCCGGACAGAAGGAAGTTGCTGTTGCCGTCTTTCATAAGATTCAACAAAAGGACACTGTTTCTTGGAATACAATGATTTCAGGTTTTGCGCATGATGAAGACGAGCAGGCAGCCATTCGTTACTTGATCGATATGTCACGATCTGGATGTAAACCAAATCAGGTTACTTACTCTGTCCTGTTGAGGCTGACTGGTGCTAAAGAGAATGTCTCATTGGGCCTTCAGTTCTTTGCCCTTGCCTACCGCCATGGCTATACTGACAATGTTCTTGTAGCAAATGCAGCAATCAACATGCTGTCCAGATGTGGATTGCTCAATTGTGCGTATGGCTTCTTTTGTGGTCTCACTTTCAGGAACATTGTGACATGGAACGAGATGATTGCAGGTTATGGTCTTTTCGGTTGCTCTGAAGATGCAATAAGTCTCTTCCGcagtttggtttgttttggaCCAAGACCTGATGAGTTCACCTATTCAGCTGTTTTGTCTTCTTTCCAAGAAGCTCAAGGTGCAAGGGACCATGAGTTAATCCACACACTTATTCTGAAACAAGGTTTTACTTCCTGTCAGTTCGTGTCTACTTCGCTGATCAAGGCATATGCAGCAGCACTTGGGTCAGTTCAGAGTTCACAGAAAATCATCGAAGACGCCGGCAAGATGGATCTAGTGTCATGGGGGGTCATCATCTCTGCATTCCTGAAGCATGGCCTGAACGATGaggtccttttctttttcaacttGTTTAGAGGTGACTCCACGAACAAGCCTGATGAGTTCATCCTGGCAACCGTCCTAAATGCCTGTGCAAATGCTGCATTGATCAGGCACTGCAGTTGCATCCATTCTCTTGTTCTCCGAACAGGTCATGCCAAGCACTTTTGTGTCGCCAGTGCTGTTGTTGATGCCTACGCAAAGTGCGGTGAGATTACCTCTGCAGAAAAAGCTTTCAACGCTGTTTCATCAACAAGTGAGGATGCCATCCTGTACAACACCATGCTGACAGCTTATGCCAACCATGGTTTGATCCAAGAAGCCCTTAGCCTCTACGAAGGGATGACTAAAGCTCAACTGAATCCAACACCAGCCACATCCGTCGCCATTCTTTCAGCTTGCAGCCATCTGGGGCTAGTCGAGCAGGGGAAGCTTGTGTTCAGCTCAATGTTGTCTGCGCATCCAGCAAGAGCCAACTACGCCTGCCTGGTTGATCTCCTGGCACGAAAGGGTCTCCTCGACGAAGCGAAGAATGTGATCGAGGCAATGCCTTTCCAGCCTTGGCCTGCAGTTTGGAGGTCGCTGGTGAACGGCTGCCGGATACATGGGAACAAACAGCTCGGCGTGGTTGCGGCGGAGAAGATCCTGAGAATGGCGCCGAGCAGCGATGGCGCGTATGTTTCGCTGTCAAACGTGTACGCTGATGATGGCGAATGGCAGCTTGCAGaggagacgaggaggaagatggtCCAGAATCAGGTTCAGAAGGTGCAAGGTTACAGCAGGATTGAGATATAG